Proteins encoded in a region of the Elizabethkingia bruuniana genome:
- the rpmB gene encoding 50S ribosomal protein L28, whose amino-acid sequence MSKICQITGKRAMVGNHVSHANNKTKRRFEINLLEKKFYLPEQEKHVTLKVSAHGLRVINKIGVEEAIERATRNGFIK is encoded by the coding sequence ATGTCAAAAATTTGCCAGATAACAGGTAAGCGTGCAATGGTCGGGAACCACGTTTCTCACGCCAATAATAAGACCAAAAGACGCTTTGAGATTAATTTATTGGAAAAGAAATTTTACCTTCCGGAGCAAGAGAAGCACGTTACTTTGAAAGTATCTGCTCACGGATTGAGAGTTATTAACAAGATTGGTGTTGAGGAAGCTATTGAAAGAGCTACTAGAAACGGATTTATTAAATAA
- the rpmG gene encoding 50S ribosomal protein L33, with protein sequence MAKKGNRVQVILECTEHKESGMPGMSRYITTKNKKNTTERLELKKFNAVLKKYTVHKEIK encoded by the coding sequence ATGGCAAAGAAAGGTAATAGAGTGCAAGTAATATTAGAGTGCACTGAGCATAAAGAATCCGGAATGCCGGGGATGTCAAGATACATCACAACAAAAAACAAAAAGAATACAACTGAAAGATTAGAGTTGAAGAAATTCAACGCTGTTTTGAAGAAGTATACTGTTCATAAAGAAATTAAATAA